One segment of Indicator indicator isolate 239-I01 chromosome 23, UM_Iind_1.1, whole genome shotgun sequence DNA contains the following:
- the C1QTNF7 gene encoding complement C1q tumor necrosis factor-related protein 7, which yields MFVLLYITSFAIYTSEQPLQSQFKGENYYTRYICSIPGLPGPAGPPGASGSPGPHGRIGLPGRDGRDGRKGEKGEKGSAGLRGKTGPLGPAGEKGDQGQSGKKGPGGLTGAKGEVGPAGPPGPKGDKGDRGEPGAPGACKCGQIVLKSAFSVGITTSYPEERLPIVFNKVLFNEGEHYNPSTGKFICAIPGIYYFSYDITLANKHLAIGLVHNGKYRIKTFDANTGNHDVASGSTVIYLQPEDEVWLEIFYTDQNGLFSDPTWADSLFSGFLLYVDTDYLDALSDEDEL from the exons ATGTTTGTGTTGCTTTACATTACAAGTTTTGCCATCTACACAAGCGAACAACCTCTGCAAAGCCAGTTCAAAGGAGAAAACTACTATACCAGATACATCTGTAGCATCCCTGGTTTGCCAGGTCCTGCAGGTCCCCCCGGAGCTAGTGGATCCCCAGGACCACATGGACGCATTGGTCTTCCAGGAAGAGATGGAAGAGAtggcaggaagggagaaaaaggtGAAAAAGGGAGTGCAG GTTTAAGGGGAAAGACTGGGCCTTTAGGACcagctggagagaaaggagaccAAGGTCAGTCTGGTaaaaaaggacctggaggactGACAGGCGCCAAAGGTGAAGTAGGTCCAGCTGGACCACCTGGACCTAAGGGAGATAAAGGTGATCGAGGCGAGCCAGGTGCCCCGGGGGCCTGTAAGTGTGGACAGATAGTGCTGAAATCTGCCTTTTCTGTCGGCATCACCACCAGCTACCCAGAAGAAAGACTACCCATTGTATTCAATAAAGTCCTCTTCAACGAGGGGGAGCATTACAACCCTTCCACAGGGAAGTTCATTTGTGCCATCCCAGGGATCTATTATTTCTCTTACGATATCACCTTGGCAAATAAGCACCTGGCCATCGGGCTGGTTCACAACGGCAAGTACCGGATAAAGACTTTTGATGCAAACACAGGCAACCACGACGTAGCTTCTGGCTCTACAGTGATCTACCTTCAGCCAGAAGATGAAGTGTGGCTTGAGATCTTCTACACTGACCAAAATGGCCTCTTTTCTGATCCAACGTGGGCAGACAGTTTGTTTTCTGGATTTCTCTTGTACGTTGATACAGATTACCTTGACGCTTTATCGGATGAAGATGAGCTCTGA